Proteins from a single region of Nocardioides oleivorans:
- a CDS encoding trimeric intracellular cation channel family protein, producing MLDTDYATTLVVLDLVGIFVFAVTGALVAVRKNLDLFAATVLAGVTGLGGGFIRDVLIGATPPAALADWRYLLVPVTAGVLTFFLHPAIGRVERVVTLFDACGLALFCVTGALKAVDYGLGPLPAALLGMVTGIGGGVIRDVLAGRVPIIFEGVLYATPALAGAAVAVLLDRADLPFVMVVVAGASTCLGWRLLGLVRGWRAPLPRGPASV from the coding sequence GTGCTCGACACCGACTACGCCACCACGCTCGTGGTGCTCGACCTCGTCGGGATCTTCGTGTTCGCGGTCACCGGGGCGCTCGTCGCGGTGCGCAAGAACCTCGACCTCTTCGCGGCCACGGTGCTGGCCGGCGTGACCGGTCTCGGCGGCGGCTTCATCCGCGACGTCCTCATCGGCGCGACCCCGCCCGCCGCCCTGGCCGACTGGCGCTACCTGCTGGTCCCGGTGACCGCGGGTGTGCTCACGTTCTTCCTCCACCCGGCGATCGGGCGGGTCGAGCGGGTCGTCACGCTGTTCGACGCGTGCGGCCTCGCGCTCTTCTGCGTCACGGGCGCCCTCAAGGCGGTCGACTACGGCCTCGGCCCGCTGCCCGCAGCACTGCTGGGCATGGTGACCGGCATCGGCGGAGGCGTCATCCGCGACGTGCTGGCCGGTCGCGTGCCGATCATCTTCGAGGGCGTCCTCTACGCCACCCCGGCGCTGGCCGGCGCCGCCGTGGCCGTCCTGCTCGACCGCGCCGACCTGCCGTTCGTCATGGTCGTCGTGGCCGGCGCCTCGACGTGCCTGGGTTGGCGGCTGCTCGGTCTCGTCCGTGGCTGGCGTGCTCCGCTGCCCAGGGGGCCGGCGAGCGTGTGA
- a CDS encoding DUF5998 family protein has translation MPRSIRDADVSHDLRQAIQRTGYYPEVVSDGVFSAAGGEEVLSYFVHHETTFDHEEVRRHLTALLLTPTRLVIAHTDEHPGDDLLPEPYTSTTTEAVTLTSIRTVVVTRMVANPTKGVAPPAEAVLTIGWGGVGRIDLEPAGCSDPNCDADHGYTGTLAGDDYTLRVSAAAEGADSVAGLLGFAEALSARTRG, from the coding sequence ATGCCCCGCTCCATCCGTGACGCGGACGTCTCCCACGACCTCCGCCAGGCGATCCAGCGCACCGGTTACTACCCCGAGGTCGTCAGCGACGGCGTCTTCTCCGCAGCCGGCGGCGAAGAGGTGCTGTCGTACTTCGTGCACCACGAGACGACCTTCGACCACGAGGAGGTGCGCCGGCACCTGACGGCACTGCTCCTCACCCCGACGCGCCTGGTGATCGCGCACACCGACGAGCACCCCGGCGACGACCTGCTGCCGGAGCCCTACACCTCCACCACGACCGAGGCGGTCACGCTGACCTCGATCCGCACGGTCGTCGTGACCCGGATGGTCGCCAACCCGACGAAGGGCGTGGCCCCGCCGGCCGAGGCCGTGCTGACGATCGGGTGGGGCGGCGTGGGCCGGATCGACCTCGAGCCGGCCGGGTGCTCCGACCCGAACTGCGACGCCGACCACGGCTACACCGGCACCCTCGCGGGCGACGACTACACGCTGCGCGTCTCGGCCGCCGCCGAGGGCGCGGACTCCGTCGCCGGGCTGCTCGGCTTCGCCGAGGCGCTCTCCGCGCGCACCCGGGGATGA
- a CDS encoding glycosyl hydrolase family 18 protein, which yields MSTHAPTRPLRAAVTAAAATLAVAAGVLTSIGAPSQAAGTDAAPSAVAADLPAHVLTGYWHNFDNGSGVMRLSDVPEQYDIVAVAFADAVPTRSGAIDFALDPAVSSALGGYDEAAFKADIATLHAQGRQVIISVGGQNGTVHLDDVAAGQAFADSTIALMEEFGFDGVDIDLENAPNLEHMTEALRAIDAAKPGYTLTMAPETIYVQPGGSYLALIDQVADLITVVNTQYYNSGSMIGRDGKVYSSGTVDFQTALADILLDGHLRPDQVGLGLPATSQAAGSGYVAPAVVNQALDCLATGQRCGSYTPADTYPTIRGAMTWSINWDATNGYAFATTVGGHLGSLPGGGGVTNPPTTPPTTPPTTPPTTDPTDPPAGCESVPAWAAATAYNGGAVVSYAGHRWQARWWTQGEAPKVQDWYVWADQGAC from the coding sequence ATGAGTACCCATGCACCCACCCGTCCCCTGCGCGCGGCGGTCACCGCCGCAGCCGCCACGCTCGCCGTGGCCGCAGGCGTCCTCACCTCGATCGGCGCGCCCTCCCAGGCGGCCGGCACCGACGCTGCGCCCAGCGCCGTGGCCGCCGACCTGCCGGCGCACGTCCTGACCGGCTACTGGCACAACTTCGACAACGGCTCGGGCGTGATGCGGCTGAGCGACGTGCCCGAGCAGTACGACATCGTCGCCGTCGCGTTCGCCGACGCGGTCCCGACCCGGTCCGGCGCGATCGACTTCGCCCTCGACCCGGCGGTGAGCTCTGCACTCGGCGGCTACGACGAGGCCGCCTTCAAGGCCGACATCGCGACCCTGCACGCACAGGGCCGGCAGGTGATCATCTCGGTCGGCGGCCAGAACGGCACCGTCCACCTCGACGACGTCGCGGCCGGCCAGGCCTTCGCGGACTCGACCATCGCCCTGATGGAGGAGTTCGGGTTCGACGGAGTCGACATCGACCTCGAGAACGCGCCGAACCTCGAGCACATGACCGAGGCGCTGCGCGCGATCGACGCCGCGAAGCCCGGCTACACCCTCACCATGGCGCCGGAGACGATCTACGTGCAGCCCGGTGGCTCCTACCTCGCGCTGATCGACCAGGTCGCGGACCTCATCACGGTCGTCAACACGCAGTACTACAACTCCGGCAGCATGATCGGCCGCGACGGCAAGGTCTACAGCTCCGGCACCGTCGACTTCCAGACCGCGCTCGCCGACATCCTCCTCGACGGCCACCTGCGCCCCGACCAGGTCGGGCTCGGCCTGCCCGCGACGTCCCAGGCGGCCGGCAGCGGGTACGTCGCCCCCGCCGTCGTCAACCAGGCACTCGACTGCCTGGCCACCGGCCAGCGCTGCGGCAGCTACACCCCCGCCGACACCTACCCGACGATCCGCGGCGCGATGACCTGGTCGATCAACTGGGACGCCACCAACGGCTACGCGTTCGCCACCACGGTCGGCGGCCACCTGGGCTCGCTGCCCGGCGGCGGTGGGGTCACGAACCCGCCGACGACTCCCCCCACCACGCCCCCGACCACGCCCCCGACGACCGATCCGACCGACCCGCCTGCCGGATGTGAGAGCGTACCGGCCTGGGCGGCGGCGACGGCCTACAACGGCGGCGCGGTCGTGTCATACGCCGGGCACCGCTGGCAGGCCAGGTGGTGGACCCAGGGCGAGGCGCCGAAGGTGCAGGACTGGTACGTCTGGGCCGACCAGGGCGCCTGCTGA
- the sepH gene encoding septation protein SepH — MAKLTFTGRSGDGKRLLLVDESGQEHTLVIDTKLRRALTGAPDTTGHPNGQLEIPMESSLRPRDIQTRIRAGESPEAVAHAAGTSVEKIMPFAAPVLAERAHVAQRAQLASVRRRATESGVRTLGEAISAHLRSHNVDPSTVEWDAWRREDGRWTLTGLYDVAGRLGTATFSHDPRGNFVTVDDEDARWLVGDATPAAGSETGSGTASASAVEPAPDDLAAARQRRLSAVEEDVPLGEDAIEMVGGADTDTDADSDADAVSANETTMELTGADLGTDLGTEQPVEAYLDADGSPDGAPSTDAEPADEQEPAAEAPEPRRPAKKRGRASVPSWDEIMFGGGPSER; from the coding sequence ATGGCCAAGCTGACGTTCACCGGACGCAGCGGGGACGGCAAGCGCCTGCTGCTGGTGGACGAGTCGGGCCAGGAGCACACCCTGGTCATCGACACGAAGCTCCGCCGCGCCCTCACCGGCGCTCCCGACACCACCGGCCACCCGAACGGCCAGTTGGAGATCCCGATGGAATCAAGCCTGCGCCCCCGAGACATCCAGACGCGCATCCGCGCGGGTGAGTCACCCGAGGCGGTGGCCCACGCCGCTGGTACGTCGGTCGAGAAGATCATGCCCTTCGCCGCTCCCGTGCTGGCCGAGCGTGCCCACGTCGCCCAGCGGGCCCAGCTCGCGTCCGTGCGCCGCCGCGCCACCGAGTCCGGGGTCCGCACCCTCGGGGAGGCCATCAGCGCCCACCTGCGCTCGCACAACGTCGACCCGAGCACCGTCGAGTGGGACGCGTGGCGGCGCGAGGACGGCCGCTGGACCCTCACCGGCCTGTACGACGTCGCCGGGCGCCTCGGCACCGCGACCTTCTCCCACGACCCGCGCGGCAACTTCGTCACCGTCGACGACGAGGACGCCCGCTGGCTGGTCGGCGACGCCACTCCCGCAGCCGGCTCCGAGACCGGATCCGGGACCGCCTCTGCGAGCGCCGTCGAGCCCGCGCCCGACGACCTCGCCGCGGCCCGGCAGCGCCGCCTGAGCGCCGTCGAGGAGGACGTGCCGCTCGGCGAGGACGCGATCGAGATGGTCGGCGGCGCCGACACCGACACCGACGCCGACTCCGACGCCGACGCCGTGTCCGCCAACGAGACCACGATGGAGCTCACCGGCGCCGACCTGGGCACCGACCTGGGCACCGAGCAGCCGGTCGAGGCCTACCTCGACGCCGACGGCTCCCCGGATGGCGCCCCCTCCACCGACGCCGAGCCCGCCGATGAGCAGGAGCCGGCCGCCGAGGCCCCCGAGCCCCGCCGCCCCGCCAAGAAGCGCGGCCGGGCGTCCGTGCCCAGCTGGGACGAGATCATGTTCGGCGGGGGTCCGAGCGAGCGGTGA
- a CDS encoding thymidine kinase: protein MAELHFFTGTMDSGKSTLALQTNHNHAARGRVGRIFTTHDRAGAAVLSSRLGLTHDALEVDADFDFWKYVVDTLTRGGRIDYLICDEAQFYAAEQIDQLAKVVDELQIDVFAFGILTDFRTALFPGSARLVELADRMNVLQVEALCWCGKRATHNARTENGAMVVEGEVIVVGDVDQADEPPADVAYEVLCRQHHRRRLTAARAKAVSLAPEPLPFG, encoded by the coding sequence ATGGCTGAACTGCACTTCTTCACGGGCACGATGGACTCCGGCAAGTCGACGCTGGCGCTCCAGACCAACCACAACCACGCGGCCCGGGGACGCGTCGGCCGGATCTTCACGACCCACGACCGGGCGGGCGCAGCCGTGCTGTCCAGCCGGCTCGGGCTGACTCACGACGCGCTCGAGGTCGACGCGGACTTCGACTTCTGGAAGTACGTCGTCGACACGCTGACCCGCGGCGGTCGCATCGACTACCTCATCTGCGACGAGGCCCAGTTCTACGCCGCCGAGCAGATCGACCAGCTCGCCAAGGTCGTCGACGAGCTCCAGATCGACGTGTTCGCCTTCGGGATCCTCACCGACTTCCGCACGGCCCTCTTCCCGGGCAGCGCCCGGCTCGTCGAGCTCGCCGACCGGATGAACGTGCTCCAGGTCGAGGCGCTGTGCTGGTGCGGCAAGCGGGCCACCCACAACGCCCGCACCGAGAACGGCGCGATGGTCGTCGAGGGCGAGGTCATCGTCGTCGGTGACGTCGACCAGGCCGACGAGCCGCCCGCCGACGTGGCCTACGAGGTCCTCTGCCGCCAGCACCACCGGCGGCGACTCACGGCGGCCCGCGCCAAGGCCGTCAGCCTCGCTCCGGAGCCCCTGCCCTTCGGCTGA
- a CDS encoding MOSC domain-containing protein: protein MRLLQLNVHPLKSGAIRSVDSATVLPRGLADDRSWMLVDADGRLVSAREVHETFRIVADTPTTDPGVARDLRLRAPGLDDLDLDVPGGDPVAVRLHSQDLFGVPAPSADAWLAEALGRDDVRLVWCHEPEQRNLQPEFSRPEDFTAYADSFPVTVATLASLRQLNDWIVERALEVGEELPEPLPIERFRANLVIDGDEPFAEDHWTSLEVGGVRFRVAKPTSRCVMTTVNLKTLTTAKEPIRSLARHRLVGGKTLFAAHLVPETRGRISVGDDVWAD, encoded by the coding sequence GTGAGGCTCCTCCAGCTCAACGTCCACCCGCTCAAGTCCGGAGCCATCCGCTCGGTCGACTCGGCCACGGTGCTCCCCCGCGGGCTGGCCGACGACCGGTCGTGGATGCTCGTCGACGCCGACGGCCGGCTGGTCTCCGCCCGTGAGGTCCACGAGACGTTCCGGATCGTCGCGGACACCCCGACGACGGACCCGGGCGTCGCTCGCGACCTGCGGCTGCGCGCACCCGGCCTCGACGACCTCGACCTGGACGTGCCCGGCGGTGACCCGGTCGCCGTACGCCTGCACTCGCAGGACCTCTTCGGCGTGCCGGCTCCGTCGGCCGATGCGTGGCTGGCCGAGGCGCTCGGCCGCGACGACGTACGACTGGTCTGGTGCCACGAGCCCGAGCAGCGGAACCTGCAGCCGGAGTTCTCCCGGCCGGAGGACTTCACCGCCTACGCGGACTCGTTCCCGGTGACGGTCGCGACCCTGGCCTCGCTGCGCCAGCTCAACGACTGGATCGTCGAGCGCGCTCTCGAGGTCGGCGAGGAGCTGCCCGAGCCGCTGCCGATCGAGCGGTTCCGGGCCAACCTCGTCATCGACGGCGACGAGCCCTTCGCCGAGGACCACTGGACCTCGCTCGAGGTCGGCGGCGTGCGGTTCCGCGTGGCCAAGCCGACCAGCCGGTGCGTGATGACCACGGTCAACCTCAAGACGCTGACCACCGCCAAGGAGCCGATCCGCTCGCTGGCCCGCCACCGGCTCGTGGGCGGCAAGACGCTCTTCGCCGCCCACCTGGTCCCGGAGACCCGCGGGCGGATCAGCGTCGGCGACGACGTCTGGGCCGACTGA
- a CDS encoding ferrochelatase gives MNSAGLPDVSPYDALLVLSFGGPEKPDDVVPFLENVTRGRGIPRERLAQVGEHYFLFGGKSPINDQNRALIAALEKDFADHGIDLPVYFGNRNWDPYLADTLAEMTAAGVRRAAVFTTSAYSSWSSCRQYRENLADAVAEVPGAPVLDRLRQYYNHPGFLEPAVDAVLASLAELPGGGDAARLVFVTHSIPTEMNDTSGSEDPAGQPRPAYVTQHRSAVDEVARRVREATGRAHRHDLVYCSRSGAPSTPWLEPDVNDHLEELATDGVAQVVMVPIGFVSDHMEVIYDLDTEAMATASRLGIQAVRAATAGVDERFVAMVRELVLERAAAERGESPERPAVGSMPAGPDRCGVGCCPNPKGARPALCGADS, from the coding sequence ATGAACTCCGCGGGTCTCCCCGACGTGTCGCCGTACGACGCCCTCCTGGTCCTCTCCTTCGGAGGCCCCGAGAAGCCCGACGACGTGGTGCCGTTCCTCGAGAACGTCACCCGCGGGAGGGGGATCCCGCGCGAGCGGCTGGCGCAGGTGGGGGAGCACTACTTCCTCTTCGGCGGCAAGAGCCCGATCAACGACCAGAACCGGGCGCTGATCGCGGCGCTCGAGAAGGACTTCGCCGACCACGGCATCGATCTGCCGGTCTACTTCGGCAACCGCAACTGGGACCCGTACCTCGCCGACACGCTCGCCGAGATGACGGCCGCCGGAGTGAGGCGGGCGGCGGTCTTCACCACCTCGGCGTACTCGTCGTGGTCGTCGTGCCGGCAGTACCGCGAGAACCTCGCCGACGCGGTCGCCGAGGTGCCGGGGGCGCCGGTGCTCGACCGGTTGCGCCAGTACTACAACCACCCGGGCTTCCTCGAGCCGGCGGTCGACGCCGTCCTGGCGTCGCTGGCCGAGCTGCCGGGCGGTGGCGACGCGGCCCGACTGGTCTTCGTGACCCACTCGATCCCGACCGAGATGAACGACACCAGCGGCTCGGAGGACCCGGCCGGCCAGCCGCGTCCGGCGTACGTCACCCAGCACCGCAGCGCGGTCGACGAGGTGGCCCGGCGGGTGCGCGAGGCGACCGGGCGAGCCCACCGCCACGACCTCGTCTACTGCTCCCGCTCGGGCGCGCCGTCGACGCCGTGGCTCGAGCCCGACGTGAACGACCACCTCGAGGAGCTCGCGACCGACGGCGTCGCGCAGGTGGTGATGGTCCCGATCGGGTTCGTCTCGGACCACATGGAGGTCATCTACGACCTCGACACCGAGGCGATGGCGACCGCGTCTCGCCTCGGCATCCAGGCGGTCCGCGCCGCGACGGCCGGGGTCGACGAGAGGTTCGTGGCGATGGTGCGTGAGCTGGTGCTGGAGCGGGCCGCCGCCGAGCGGGGGGAGTCACCCGAACGCCCGGCCGTGGGCTCGATGCCTGCCGGTCCGGACCGGTGCGGAGTGGGCTGCTGCCCGAACCCCAAGGGCGCGCGCCCGGCGCTGTGCGGGGCGGACTCGTGA
- a CDS encoding D-arabinono-1,4-lactone oxidase: protein MSSPVHGHLWRNWSGLEEAVPRHVETPTSVEAVLDVVRRTRERGTTVKMTGTGHSFTGIAAPEHTLLRPEGLSGILAVDREAMTVTARAGTPLKDLNLALEGLGLSLHNMGDIAEQTLAGATSTGTHGTGGTAAGLAAQLAGLELVTGTGEVVRASATENPDVFELARVGLGALGILTSLTFHVEPLFVVEAHEQPMTWDEALGSYDEMVAAAHHVDMYWFPHTDRLMVKQNIRTDLDPGEQEPPSALAAWWEDDFVSNTVFGGLCRVGSRAPGLIPRINRVAGRALSERRYSDLAHRVFVTPRRVRFREMEYAVPREAGLDVLRECRRVIDASHWRIAFPIEVRTAPADDVAMSTAHGRDSFYLAFHVPQDTDHTAYFGGLEPILREAGGRPHWGKVHTRTAADLAPAYERFDDFLALRDRLDPDRLFANAYLRRVLGD from the coding sequence ATGAGCAGCCCCGTGCACGGCCACCTCTGGCGCAACTGGTCCGGCCTCGAGGAGGCGGTCCCCCGCCACGTCGAGACCCCGACGTCGGTCGAGGCGGTCCTCGACGTCGTACGCCGGACCCGCGAGCGCGGGACGACGGTGAAGATGACCGGGACCGGGCACAGCTTCACCGGGATCGCCGCGCCCGAGCACACGCTGCTGCGCCCTGAAGGGCTCTCCGGGATCCTCGCCGTCGACCGCGAGGCGATGACCGTGACTGCCCGCGCGGGCACCCCGCTCAAGGACCTGAACCTCGCCCTCGAAGGACTGGGGCTGAGCCTGCACAACATGGGCGACATCGCCGAGCAGACCCTCGCCGGTGCGACCTCGACCGGCACCCACGGCACCGGGGGCACGGCCGCCGGGCTCGCCGCCCAGCTGGCCGGGCTCGAGCTGGTCACCGGGACCGGCGAGGTCGTCCGCGCCTCGGCAACCGAGAACCCCGACGTGTTCGAGCTCGCCCGCGTCGGGCTCGGGGCGCTCGGCATCCTCACCAGCCTGACCTTCCACGTCGAGCCGCTCTTCGTCGTCGAGGCCCACGAGCAGCCGATGACGTGGGACGAGGCGCTCGGGTCGTACGACGAGATGGTGGCGGCCGCGCACCACGTCGACATGTACTGGTTCCCCCACACCGACCGGCTGATGGTGAAGCAGAACATACGCACCGACCTCGACCCCGGCGAGCAGGAGCCGCCGTCGGCGCTCGCGGCGTGGTGGGAGGACGACTTCGTCTCGAACACCGTCTTCGGCGGCCTGTGCCGCGTCGGGTCGCGCGCGCCGGGACTCATCCCCCGGATCAACCGGGTCGCCGGCCGCGCGCTCTCGGAGCGCCGCTACAGCGACCTGGCGCACCGCGTCTTCGTGACGCCGCGGCGTGTCCGGTTCCGCGAGATGGAGTACGCGGTCCCGCGCGAGGCCGGCCTCGACGTGCTGCGCGAGTGCCGCCGGGTGATCGACGCGAGCCACTGGCGGATCGCGTTCCCGATCGAGGTTCGCACCGCTCCCGCCGACGACGTCGCGATGTCGACCGCCCACGGTCGCGACAGCTTCTACCTGGCCTTCCACGTGCCGCAGGACACCGACCACACGGCGTACTTCGGAGGTCTCGAACCGATCCTCCGCGAGGCCGGCGGACGTCCCCACTGGGGCAAGGTGCACACGCGCACGGCCGCGGACCTGGCACCGGCGTACGAGCGGTTCGACGACTTCCTGGCGCTGCGCGACCGGCTCGACCCCGACCGGCTCTTCGCCAACGCCTACCTCCGGCGGGTGCTGGGCGACTGA
- a CDS encoding alkaline phosphatase family protein, with product MSDTASAAFTPPAYGDRSLADVVPSVGRALGVALEGHPVGIELPPAPSYVVFLVDGMGAELLSRYSHSAPYLASLLEGGATGTAGVPSTTATSLTSLGTGLAPGAHGLVGFTARIPGTDRLLNHLWWDKSVDPLEWQPHPTAFGRLARAGVHVSSVNKRDFDGTGLTLASQRGATYVGADRVGERIAATVSASAHSPSLTYVYDSDLDWTGHKFGVASTQWLQQLAMVDAEAEQMREALPAATRLLVVADHGMVDSPRESRIDVDETDGLRDGVALLGGEARFRHLYCSAGAVADVVATWREVLGTRATVLSREDAISSGWFGTVDPGVLPRLGDVMVACHGDSAVVSSRDFAYEDTLVGLHGSLTPAEMLIPILVG from the coding sequence ATGAGCGACACCGCGTCGGCAGCGTTCACCCCGCCGGCGTACGGCGACCGCTCGCTGGCCGACGTCGTCCCCTCCGTCGGACGCGCGCTGGGGGTGGCCCTCGAAGGTCACCCCGTCGGGATCGAGCTCCCGCCGGCCCCGTCGTACGTCGTCTTCCTCGTCGACGGCATGGGCGCCGAGCTGCTGTCGCGCTACAGCCACTCGGCGCCGTACCTCGCCTCCCTTCTCGAGGGTGGCGCCACCGGGACCGCGGGGGTGCCGTCGACGACGGCGACCTCGCTCACCTCGCTCGGCACCGGCCTCGCGCCCGGCGCCCACGGGTTGGTGGGGTTCACCGCCCGCATCCCCGGCACCGACCGGCTGCTCAACCACCTGTGGTGGGACAAGTCCGTCGACCCGCTGGAGTGGCAGCCGCACCCGACCGCGTTCGGCCGCCTCGCGCGCGCCGGGGTGCACGTCTCCTCGGTCAACAAGCGCGACTTCGACGGCACCGGTCTGACGCTCGCCTCGCAGCGAGGCGCGACGTACGTCGGGGCCGACCGGGTCGGCGAGCGGATCGCCGCGACCGTCTCCGCCTCGGCCCACAGCCCCTCGCTGACCTACGTCTACGACTCCGACCTCGACTGGACCGGCCACAAGTTCGGCGTGGCCTCGACCCAGTGGCTCCAGCAGCTCGCGATGGTCGACGCCGAGGCCGAGCAGATGCGCGAGGCACTGCCGGCGGCCACCCGGCTGCTGGTCGTCGCCGACCACGGGATGGTCGACAGCCCGCGCGAGTCCCGGATCGACGTCGACGAGACCGACGGTCTGCGTGACGGCGTCGCGCTGCTGGGCGGCGAGGCGCGGTTCCGGCACCTCTACTGCTCGGCCGGTGCCGTGGCCGACGTCGTCGCGACCTGGCGCGAGGTGCTCGGGACCCGGGCGACCGTGCTGAGCCGGGAGGACGCGATCTCGTCCGGGTGGTTCGGCACCGTCGACCCCGGCGTGCTGCCGCGCCTCGGCGACGTGATGGTCGCCTGCCACGGTGACTCGGCAGTCGTGTCGAGCCGTGACTTCGCCTACGAGGACACGCTCGTCGGGCTCCACGGCTCGCTCACCCCGGCCGAGATGCTGATCCCGATCCTGGTCGGCTGA
- a CDS encoding sulfurtransferase, with the protein MTDGPLISPDDLAAGLDRFTVLDVRYQMGGPPGREQFVAGHVPGAAYVDLDRDLAAAPGEGGRHPLPAEAGFEAAMRRVGVDDDRPVVVYDDWQGRAAARAWWLLRHHGHPDVRVLDGGWTAWLEDGHATETGESAPEAGGFTVSAEKRTTLVDAADVLDVDVLIDARAPERFRGDTEPVDPVAGHIPGAVNVPTTDNLDARGRFRSADELRATYGRVGADTAGSVAAYCGSGVTAAHDLLALRVAGIDAALYPGSWSGWITDPDRPVEEG; encoded by the coding sequence ATGACAGACGGTCCGCTGATCAGTCCCGACGACCTGGCAGCCGGCCTGGACCGCTTCACGGTCCTCGACGTCCGCTACCAGATGGGCGGACCGCCCGGTCGCGAGCAGTTCGTCGCGGGCCACGTCCCCGGAGCGGCGTACGTCGACCTCGACCGCGACCTGGCAGCCGCACCCGGCGAGGGTGGCCGGCACCCGCTCCCCGCCGAGGCCGGCTTCGAGGCCGCGATGCGCCGCGTCGGCGTGGACGACGACCGCCCGGTCGTGGTGTACGACGACTGGCAGGGTCGGGCGGCCGCGCGGGCGTGGTGGCTGCTGCGGCACCACGGCCACCCCGACGTCCGGGTCCTCGACGGAGGCTGGACGGCCTGGCTCGAGGACGGGCACGCCACCGAGACGGGGGAGTCGGCCCCGGAGGCGGGTGGCTTCACCGTCTCCGCCGAGAAGAGGACCACCCTCGTCGACGCGGCCGACGTCCTCGACGTCGACGTGCTCATCGACGCCCGGGCGCCGGAGCGCTTCCGCGGCGACACCGAGCCCGTCGATCCGGTGGCCGGGCACATCCCCGGAGCGGTCAACGTGCCGACCACCGACAACCTCGACGCCCGCGGCCGGTTCCGGAGCGCCGACGAGCTGCGGGCGACGTACGGCCGGGTCGGTGCGGACACGGCCGGCTCGGTCGCTGCCTACTGCGGCTCGGGAGTCACCGCGGCCCACGACCTCCTCGCGCTCCGGGTCGCGGGGATCGACGCGGCGCTCTACCCCGGCAGCTGGAGCGGCTGGATCACCGACCCCGACCGACCGGTCGAGGAGGGCTGA